DNA sequence from the Pseudomonadota bacterium genome:
ACTCCACCAACTCATTGGCGTAACGCAGCTCACCGTAGCCCGCCGCGCCCGAGGGCAGATCGCCGCGCAATGCCACGATATGTTTGATGCCGGCGCTCCTGTAGGTGCTCAAGATCTCACGCAGGCTGCTGATGGTGCTGCCGACACACGAGATATGCGGAGCGGCCGTGATCCCGGTCGCCGCGCGGATCTCTTGCACCGTCTCGAAGGTCAGCTCGCGCGTGCTGCCTCCCGCCCCGAAGGTGACCGAGAAATAATCCGGCTTGAGGCGCGCGAGCCGATCGCGGGTGACCTGAAGCTTGCCGATCGCCTCCGGGGTTCGCGGCGGGAAAAACTCGAAGCTGAAGCTATGGCTGTTTGGAGTTCCCATGGCGCTTGTTGACGGAACCGCCGTGCGTATTAATCGCTCGCGGGGCAGCAGTCACTACTACGGCGGGCATTAATAGCGATAATATTCTGGTTTGTAAGGGCCTTCGATCGAGACACCGATATACTCCGCCTGCTCCCGCGTGAGAACCGTGAGATCCGCACCCACTTTCGCCAGGTGCAGGCGCGCCACCTTTTCATCAAGGTGCTGGGGCAGTGTATAGACGCGGTTCTGGTAGCTTTTAAAGTTGTTCCAGAGCTCGATCTGCGCCAGCACTTGGTTGCTAAACGACGCTGACATGACGAAGCTCGGATGCCCCGCGGCGCAACCCAGATTGACTAAGCGGCCCTCGGCCAAAAGGATGATGCGCTTGCCATCGGGAAACAAGATCTGATCCACCTGCGGTTTGACGTTTTCCCAACGGTATTGACGCAAGGAAGCGACGTCGATCTCGGAGTCGAAATGGCCGATATTGCACACGATGCTGCGGTCTTTCATGGACCGCATGTGATCGTGGGTGATCACCCGGATGTTGCCCGTGGCGGTGACGAAAATGTCCCCGCGCGCCGCGACATCGTTCATGCGCACCACCCGATACCCCTCCATCGCCGCCTGTAGCGCGCAGATGGGATCGATCTCCGCGATCCAGACGGTCGCGCCGAGACCCTTCAAGGCCTGAGCGCAGCCTTTTCCGACATCGCCATAGCCGATCACCACGGCGATCTTGCCGGCGATCATCACCCCCGTGGCCCGCTTTAGACCATCCATCAAGGATTCCCGGCAACCGTAGAGGTTATCGAACTTCGATTTCGTGACCGAATCATTGACATTAAACGCCGGCACTTTCAGCGCGCCGGTCTGTGCCATTTCATGCAAGCGCCGCACGCCGGTGGTCGTCTCTTCCGACAAACCACGCACCCCTTGGAGCATCTCCGGATAACGCTCATGCATTACCTGGGTCAGATCTCCGCCATCGTCGAGCAGCATATTCGGGCGCCAGCCGCCGGGGCCGAAAATACTCTGATCGATACACCACCAGAACTCCTGTTCCGTCTCCCCTTTCCACGCGAACACGGCAATACCCGCGGCCGCCACGGCGGCCGCGGCATGATCTTGGGTCGAGAAGATGTTACAGGATGACCAGCGCACCTCGGCGCCCAACTGGATCAAGGTCTCGATTAACACCGCCGTCTGCACGGTCATGTGCAGACAGCCCGCGATGCGAGCCCCCGCCAACGGCTTTTTACCCTGGTATTCTTCCCGCAAGGCCATCAGGCCCGGCATTTCCCCTTCGGCGATGTTGATCTCCTTGCGCCCCCATTCGGCAAGCTTGAGATCCGCTACCTTGTAATCCGGCGTGATCTTTTCCATCGGTTGCGTGCTCATCAATCGGCTCCTAATAGGTAAGATATGTAAGGGTAGAAACTAACTCGCCCGGACCAGGGACTCGCGCGGCATCGATTCGGCTATCCCTAGGCTCTCGCGCAAGGCATCAACCTTATCGGTGCGTTCCCAAGTCAGATCGAACTCGGTGCGGCCGAAATGCCCGTAAGCGGCGGTTTGCCGGTAGATCGGGCGCAACAGGTTCAACATCTTGATGATTCC
Encoded proteins:
- the ahcY gene encoding adenosylhomocysteinase → MSTQPMEKITPDYKVADLKLAEWGRKEINIAEGEMPGLMALREEYQGKKPLAGARIAGCLHMTVQTAVLIETLIQLGAEVRWSSCNIFSTQDHAAAAVAAAGIAVFAWKGETEQEFWWCIDQSIFGPGGWRPNMLLDDGGDLTQVMHERYPEMLQGVRGLSEETTTGVRRLHEMAQTGALKVPAFNVNDSVTKSKFDNLYGCRESLMDGLKRATGVMIAGKIAVVIGYGDVGKGCAQALKGLGATVWIAEIDPICALQAAMEGYRVVRMNDVAARGDIFVTATGNIRVITHDHMRSMKDRSIVCNIGHFDSEIDVASLRQYRWENVKPQVDQILFPDGKRIILLAEGRLVNLGCAAGHPSFVMSASFSNQVLAQIELWNNFKSYQNRVYTLPQHLDEKVARLHLAKVGADLTVLTREQAEYIGVSIEGPYKPEYYRY